The Pseudomonas sp. R4-35-07 nucleotide sequence CGCCGGGTGCAGGGTGCAGAGCATGGGCGTAGCGTTCATGGTGCTGCTGCCGATGTTCTACACCGACGTAAGCGATGCCTGGCGGGTCAATGATCGTCGCGCGCGCTTGATGATCGGGGCCGGTGGGGTCATGGCCGAGTTGTTGCTGGCGTGCATCGCCCTGCTGGCCTGGTCGCTGCTGCCGGACGGCCCGGCGCGCACGGCAGCGTTCATGCTGGCAAGCGCCACCTGGCTGACCACCCTGGCGATCAACCTCAACCCATTCATGCGCTTCGATGGTTACTTTCTGATCAGCGATTGGTGGGAGGTGGATAACCTGCAAGGTCGCGCCTTTGCGCTGTGTCGCTGGCGCTTGCGCGAGCTGCTGTTCGGTTATGGCGAACCGGCACCGGAGCCGTGGTCGCCCAACCTGCAACGGCGGCTGTTGTGGTGGGGCTACCTGGCGTGGCTGTGGCGCGCGGCGCTGTTTTTAGGGATCGCCCTTGCGGTGTATCACCTGTTTTTCAAGCTGCTGGGGATCGTCCTGATGGGGGTGGAACTGGTGTGGTTTATCGGCCTGCCGATCTTCAAGGAGTGGCGCCAATGGTGGAGCCGACGCAGCCAGGCCCATGCGCCGCGAGTCATGCTCAGCAGCCTGGGCCTGGTGCTGGTGGTGCTCGCGCTGGTAGTGCCCTGGCGCAGCGCGGTGGAGCTGCCGACCATGCTCGAAGCCGGGCGCGCCAGTGCGCTGCATGCGCCGGTGGCGGCGCGGGTCAAGCACTTGCGGGTGGTGGACGGGCAAGTGGTGACCCAGGGCCAGGTGCTGATCGAGCTGGAATCACCGGACCTGGACGCCCGGCAAAGTATCGTGCGCCGCGAAGTGGAGATTTTGCAGTTGCAGATGCGCCGCCAGGCCGGGCGCAGTGAAACGGCAGTGGACGCGGGCATCAATGATCAGCGCCTGTCCCAGGCCCTCGCCGAATACCGTGGCCTGGCCGCCCAGCGCGAACGCCTGCTGCTGCGCGCGCCTCACGCCGGCACGGTGCGCGATGTGCTGCCGCAATTGAGCGTGGGGCGCTGGCTGTCGCCCAAGGATTCGCTGGCGCGGGTGGTGGAAGAAGGCGCCCGCCTGCGCGGTTACATCGCCGAGGCCGAGCTGTGGCGGGTGGCGCCGGGGGCAACCGGACGGTTTATCGCCGATGACCCGATGCACTCGGCCATCCCGGTTGAATTGACCGATATCGACGCCAACGGTGTGGCCTACCTGGACCAGGAGGCGCTGACCTCAGACCACCACGGGCCGATTGCCGTGCGCCGCGATGAAAACCAGCGCCCGGAGCCGGTGCAGGCGCAATACGGCGCACGCTTGAAAAGTCTGCAAGCGATTGCAACGCCCCGTCAGCCGTTGCGCGGCGTGGTGATACTGCAGGGGCGCAGTGAGTCGGTGCTGGGCGTGGCCTGGCGCCGGGCGGCGGCGTTGGGTGTACGGGAAAGCGGGTTCTAGGAGTGAACGCAATGTCGAACAAGCAAGATGCCCTGGCGCAGGGCCTGGTGATGCGCCCCTCACGCAGTACCGACGGGCCGTTTTTGCAGCGCCTTTACCGCTCGGCACGCGCGGATCTGCAGTGGATTGATGGCGAGCAGGCGCTGGTCGAGGAGGTGATCGCCCAGCAATTCCAGGTCCAGGAAAAGGGCCTGGACGAGCATTTCCCCGGTGCGCTGCACTATGTCATCGAAAAGCTCGACACGCCCATCGGCGCCTTGAGTGCCGACTTCGGGCCCCATGAAATCCGGGTGTTGTACCTGGCATTCATCCCCGCCGCGCGTGGCCAGGGTTTTGGCCGCGCGGTATTGCAGGGGGTGCAGCAGGCGGCCACGCAGGTGATGTGCCCGGTGAGCACGGTGGTGTGGGCGAGCAACCCCCATGCGTGCCGGCATTACCTGGCGCTGGGGTTTCGAGTGGAAGAACAGACGCCCGCCGCGCAGCGGTTGGTGTGGTACCCGCCTCAGTTGAACACGATGCAGAAATAACCCCGCTCGCTGTCGCGGCCCATGGCGGGCTCGCGAGACACAAACACCTGTTCGAGGCAGGCGTCCGCCAGCGGTAAACGGCATAAGCCGTCGACGAAATCCGTGGGTACAAGGCTTTCGAGCAGCACCCTGAAGGCCCCGCGCGGGCTGCCTGGCAAGGTGGCTTTGGGGGTTTCGGTGAGGCTTTGGACTTGGATCGGCAGCGCCGAACCGTCGGGCAGGTAAAGCACGGCGGTGCCCTCAAGCAACGGTCGAAAGTGTTCCGGGGTGACCAGGTTCAACATGTGAGGCTCCATTTCAGAGATGCCGGGGCCTGCGAGCCCCGGCCAGGGGTTAATCGCGCGACGGAAAAAGCCCGTTCAAGGCAATGCTGAAATTGATCGCAAGGTAAGGGTTCATGGTGGCCAAGGCCTGGCCCTGGCCGGCGACACTGATCGTGCCTCCGGCCACGGCGGTGCTCACGCCCTGCAGAGGGACCGGCGTGGCGCCCTGCTGGTCTGAATAGATTGCGGCGCTGCCTGGCCCACCGCCGGAAGCGCCGATAAACGCGTTGGTAGCGCTGGGTACTGTCAGCGGGTTGCTGGAGGTGTTCGCCAGTTGCACCGAAGTGGTGGCGGTGAGTGGTGTCATGGCGTGGGTGTGGGCAGGCAGGTTGAGCAGGGTGGCGGTGACGGATTCCGTGCCGGAGATTTCGCCAATGACGCGCGCCGACAACCCCGCGCCGCTGCCTTGACCAATGGGCATTCGACCTTGCAGGTTAGGCAGCATGAAGCTGACGCTGCCATTTCCGCCGTAAACGACACCGAGCAGGGCGTACAGCGCCTGGTACTGGTTGACGGCAAGGGTTTGCCCGGCGCACAGGGCCCAGTCTCTGGGGGCGAAATCAAACGCAAAGGGTTGGATGGTGCCGATGAAAACTTCCATGGATCGTTCATCCTTGTGATGGCGTGACAGGGGGGAAGACGCCAATCGGTCCGGCGCCATCGCAGAGCGTAGTCGCCGTTGTTGCTTGCTGCCTGGCGGTTGCGAAACAGCGAGCGAAACCGGGGCTTTTGTCCTAGAGTGGCGCGTGTTTGCGCATGTGTGGGGTTTGCCTGGTAAACGGGCTGTGTCTGGGGAGTTGAGGTGCGACGGTCTGTGGTAGAACAAGACGAAAAAGTGGCGGCACTTTCCTTAGTCAATCGTCTTTCGAGCGCCTGGGAAGGCGCCGGTTGGCTAGGCCGTTTGTGGTGGGTGCCGATCCTGGCGCTGGCCATGGCCGTGCGGTTTTATGGCCTGACGGCTGCGGCGATCTGGGGCGATGAGGGCTCAAGCCTGCTGCTCAGCGAATACGCCCTGGACGACCTGTGGTTTCACGCCGCCCATGATGTGCACCCGCCGCTGTACTTTTTCATGCTGCGCGGCTGGATCGAACTGTTCGGCGACGGCATCTGGTCGATTCGCGGCATGAGTGCGATCCCCGGCGTGCTGGCGGTGGGCCTGGGCGTCTGGCTCACACGGCAACTGTCTACCCGTCGCGCTGCGGTGCTGGCGGGGGTGCTGCTGGCGCTGTTTCCCTCCGCCGTGCGCTACAGCCAGGAAGTGCGCATGTACTCGCTGCTGGCGGTGTGGTTACTGGGGGCCACGCTGGCGCTGGTGTACTGGGTGCGCCAACCCGCGCGCACGCGTTACCTGGTCGTTTATGCGCTGTTGATGGCCGCGGGTTTTTATACCCATTACTTCACTGCACTGTGCGTGCTGGTGCACTGGGCTTACCTGGGGCTGCTGTGCCCGTCCCAGGCGCCCGGCCAGCGCCTGATCCTGCGTCCGTCGTGGTGGTGCGCCAATGCGCTGGTCGTGGCGTTGTACCTGCCCTGGCTGCCGAACCTGCTTGACCTCGTGCAACACGTCGAACAGCTCAAGGTCGGCGGTGACATTGGCTGGGAAGACCCGGTCACGTTGAGCTCCGTGCCGTCGATGATCTGGCAGTTCACGCTTCAGGATGAAGGGGTGGACTTCTGGCGACCGCTGTTCTGGCTGTTCCCGCTGTTGTTGATCGCCGTCGTGATAGCCACCGCCTGGCAGGATCGCCAGCGCCATCATCCGGCCCGCCTGCTGGCGCTGTTCTTCCTGTTGCCGCTACTGCTGGTGTATGCGGTGTCGTTCATCTCGCCGGTGTTTATCGAGCGCTACCTCACGGTATACGCCCTGGGCTTGCCGATCCTTGTGGCCCTGGCCATCGACCGCCTGCCCACGCGCCTGGCATGGCTGGGCGCGGCGTTGTGCGTGGTGTTTGTCGGAGTGGAGCTGCTGGGGCTGAAAAACAATGCCACGGTGGATGTGCATGATCAGTTCAACGTGCCGGTGGAGTTCGTCAACCGCAACTATCAGGAAGGCGACCGCATCGTTCTCAGCGACATGATGTGGTACCTCAGCTACGTGTATTACGACCAGACCGACGCCCAACTGCAGCTTTACACCCCGCCCAGGCCCGACGGCACGCCGACTCGGCCGAATGCCTATGGCTTCGGCACTCTGGTGGATCAGGACGGCGGGCGCATCTACCTTGACCGTCTGTCTGCCTTAGCGCCCGACACACGACGTGTCTGGCTCATCAGCAGCAACGAGCTGCCGGATGAATTCGCGCCGATTCCGCCAGGCTGGCAAGAACTTTTGCAGCAGGACGGCGGCGGCGCACGGGCGCGGCTGTTCGTGCTGTGTGGCGGGCCAGAGCCTTCGCGGCCCGCCGGTTGCCGCTAATCACAAATTGGTATTAGGGGCATGCCAAAATAGTGGCAAATGATCGCTAGTCGGCACTGTGTTTCTCAACTACGCTCCGGCCCACAAATGGATTTTTGTCCTACAAAGTGGTGAACGGATTGCAGTATCACTTTATCTCGGGCTTGCCGCGCTCCGGCTCGACCCTGCTCTCTGCGATTTTATTGCAGAACCCGCGTTTTCAAGCCGGCATGAGCAGCCCTTTAGGCACTTTGTTCAATGGTGTGCTGGCGCAGTGCAGCGCCGGCAGCGAGTTTGGCTCGGTCATCGATGCCAACACCCGTCGTCGCCTGTTGCGCGGCCTGTTTGATTCCTACTACGCCGACAAAGCCTCCATCCCGGTGGTATTCGACACCAACCGCCAGTGGTGCGCGCGTATGCCTGCGCTGCACGACCTGTTTCCCCAGGCCAAGGTCGTCGCCTGTGTGCGCAACGTCGCCTGGATCATGGACAGCCTGGAACGCCTGTATCGCGCCAATCCTTTCGAAAACACCAAGCTGTTTGGCGATGACGTCGAGCGCAACACGGTCTACAGCCGCTGCGAAACCCTGGCCCAACGCAACCGTCTGGTGGGGTTTGCCTGGGCGGCGCTCAAGGAAGCCTATTACGGTGAGCATGCCAATTCTTTGCTGATCGTCGATTACGACCTGCTCAGCCAGGCCCCGGAGCGGGTCATGCGGTTGGTCTACGATTTTATCGGCGAGCCATGGTTTGAGCATGACTTCGACAACCTCGCCTACGACGCGCCGGCATTCGACGAGGCGCTGGGCGTTTCCGGCTTGCACAAGGTCCAGCCCAAGGTGCGTTTGCAGACGCGGCGCACCATCCTGCCGCCGGACTTGTTCCAGCAGTACACCGAGTTGTCGTTTTGGCAGGACGGCTCAGCCAGCGCCGCCAATGTGATTCGTATGAAGGCCAACGCCGCGATCAGTTGATCGCGGCGTTTTCATTTTTCTCAAGAACGTTTGACGCCGGGTGAGCAGCATGTGGTGGAGCAATCGCAAGTCGCGGGAAACCGAAGCAGTACGGGCACGGGTCTCGCCGATGATCATGCACCTGGAGCCGCGCATGCTGTTCGACGGCGCAGTCGCCGCCACCGTGGCTGAAGCGGCGCAACCCGACAGCCATCCCACCGCTGACGCCGCCAAGCCGCCGACGGCTGACCACCCGAGCGTGAGCAAAGACACCCACGGCCAGGCCGACGCGCCAGCCGTTTCCCCCGTAGCCGTGCCCGGTCAAACCGTGGTGTTCGTGGATGCCCGGGTCAAGGACTCCGCCAGCTTGTTGCAAGGCGTGGCCCCGGGCGCCCAGGTCATCCAGCTGGATGCGAGCAAGGACGGCCTGCAGCAGATTGCCGACTACCTCGACACTCACCAGGGCGTCAGCTCGGTGCAGATCATTGCCCACGGCAACGCGGGCGATCTGTGGCTCGGTACTACCTACCTGTCGGCCGACAATGTCGCGGCCCGCAGCGCGGTGCTGGGGCAAATCGGCAAGGACATGAACGTTGGCGGCGACATTCTGATTTACGGTTGCTACACCGCCGAGGGCGAACGCGGCCTGAATTTTGTCGATTCCCTGGCGCAGTTGACCGGCCGCGACGTGGCGGCGTCGATCAACCGCACGGGCGTGGGCGGCGACTGGGACCTGGAGATCGCCACCGGCTCCATCGAAAGCGCCAACGTGCTGTCGACCAAAACCATGAGCGATTACCAGTGGGGCCTGGCGACCTGGACCGCTACCAACAACCTCAACACTGGGGTCGGTTCGCTGCGCGCGGCCATCGCCTCGGCGCAGAACGGCGATATCGTCACGTTCAATGCCGGCCTCTCCGGCTCGACCGTGGCGCTCACCTCCGAGTTGCTGATCAATAAAAACATCACCGTCGATGGTGACCTGGACAACAACGGCACCGCAGATATCACCCTCGATGGCCAGTACCGGTCGCGCGTCGTGGAAATCGCGTCCGGCAGCACGGTAACCCTCGATGGCCTGGTCATCACCAAAGGGCTGGTGGCGGGCAACGGCGGCAACGGCGGCGCGGCAGCGGCGGGCGCGATGGGCGGCGGGATTTTCAACGCTGGCACCCTTACGCTCAACAACGTGACGGTCACCGCCAACGCCGCGTCCGGTGGCGGTGGCGGCGGTGGCGTGACGCCTGCCTATTCCGGCGGCGGTGGTGGCGGCGGCGGGGGTATCGGTGGGGGAAGCGGCGGCCATGGCGGTTCGACCGGCCCAGGCAACCTCACGTATGCAGGGGGCGCCGGCAGCGCCGGCGCTGGCGGCTACGGGGGTGGCTACTCAGTCAACGACATGGGCGGACGCGGCGGCACCAGCACTGGCGGCCTGGGTGGCAATGGCGCGTCCGGCTACAGCCACGGCGGTGACGGCGGATCGGCGACCAACGGCACGCTTTCGATTGGCGGTGGCGGTGGCGGCTCCGGCTGGGACAAGGTCGGCGGCGTCGGCGGCAATGCGTCGGGTGGTATCTACAACGCTTCAAGCGGCACCCTGAAAGTGATCGGTGCTTCGGTGATCAGCAACAACATCGCGGCCGGCGGCGGCGGTGGGGGCGGCGGCAGCGGCGGCAAGATCTTCGACGGCGGCGCCGGTGGTCGCGGTGTGGGAGCCATCTGGAACAACGGCGGGACCGTGTTGATCACCGCCGCCAACTTTGCCGCGCTGAGCGGTAACGCCGCGGCCAGCGGGGTAGGCGGCCCCACTAGCGGGGGCACCGCGGGTACCACGCCGAGCGCGCAGCCCTCGATTTACAGCAGTGGCGGCGTCCTCAATACCGCCTACGTCGAGCCCCCGACCGCCACCATCGTGCTGGCTGATAGCGCCCTGAAAATCGGCGATACCTCACTGGTAACCATCACCTTCAGCCGGGCCGTGAGCGGTTTCACCAATGCCGACCTGGCCATCGCCAATGGCACGTTGACAGCCGTTTCCAGCGCCGACGGCGGCATTACCTGGACGGCGACGTTTACGCCCACCAATGCCATCTCGGACACCACCAACGTTATCTCCCTGGACAACACCGGCGTGGCGGCCATCTCCGACGGCGCAGTCGGCGTCGGCACCACCAATTCCGCCAACTACGTGGTCGACACGCTTCGCCCGACGGCCACGATCGCTATCACCGACACGGCACTCAAAGCCGGTGAAACCACGGCAGTGACCTTTACGTTCAGTGAAGCCGTAAGCGGTTTCACCAACGCTGACCTGACCATCGCCAACGGTACGCTGAGCGCGGTGAGCAGCAGCGACGGCGGTATCACCTGGACGGCGACCTTTACCCCGACCACTGCTATCACCGACGCCACCAACCTGATCACCCTGGACAACACCGGCATTGCCGACCAGGCCGGCAACGCCGGCAGCGGCACCACCGATTCGGCCAACTACGCCATTGATACGGCTCGGCCGACCGCGACCATCGTGGTCGCCGACAATAGCCTGAGCATCGGTGAAACCTCGCTGGTGACCATCACCTTCAGTGAGGCCGTGAGCGGTTTCACCAACGCGGACCTGACCCTCGCCAACGGGACGCTGTCGGCCGTCACCAGCGGCGACGGCGGCATCACCTGGACGGCCACGTTCACGCCCACCAACAGCGTCACTGACACCACCAACGTGATTACCCTGAATAACACCGGGGTAGCAGACGCAGCCGGAAACACCGGGCAGGGCACCACCGATTCGAACAACTTCGTGGTCGACACCACGCGTCCGACCGCCACCCTCGTCGTGGCCGACACCGCGCTGGCCATCGGTGAAACCTCAACGGTCACCATCACGTTCAACAAGGCCGTCAGCGGCTTTACCAACGCGGACCTGGCTGTCGCCAACGGTACGTTGTCGGCCGTCAGCAGCAGCGACGGCGGCATCACCTGGACCGCGACGCTCACCCCGACGGCCAGCATCACCGACACCACCAACCTCATCACCCTCGATAACACCGGGGTCAGTGATGTGAATGGCAACCAGGGCCTCGGCACCACCAGCTCCAACAACTACACCATCGACACCCAGCGCCCGGCTGCGTCCATCGTGATGGCCGACACGGCCCTGAAAATCGGCGACACCTCGCTGGTGACCATCACCTTCAGTGAAGCCGTGTCGGGTTTCACCAATGCCGACCTGACGATTGCCAACGGCACATTGACGGCCGTCAGCAGCAGCGACGGGGGGATTACCTGGACAGCGACGTTTACCCCTGCCGCCAGCACCAGCGACACCACCAACCTGATCACCCTGAACAACACCGGCATCGCCGACCAGGCCGGCAACGCCGGCAGCGGCACCACCGATTCGGCCAATTACGCCGTCGATACCGTCCGGCCAACCGCGACCATCGTGGTCGCCGACCCGGTGTTGAGCGCCGGTGAGACCTCGCTGGTCACCGTCACCTTCAGTGAGGCCGTCAGCGGTTTCACCAATGCCGACCTGGCGATTGCCAACGGTACGTTGACGGCCGTCAGCAGCAGCGATGGCGGTATCACCTGGACCGCCACCTTCACGCCGACGCTTGGCGTCAATGACGCCACCAACCTGATTACCCTGGCCAATACCGGCGTCGCCGACCTCGCCGGCAACGCCGGGTCCGGCACCACCAACTCGGCCAACTACACGATCGACACCGTACAGCCGACAGCGACCATCGTGGTCGCGGACACCTCGTTGAGCATCGGCGAAACCTCACTGGTCACCATCACTTTCAGCGAAGCGGTCAGCGGTTTCAGCAACGCCGACCTGGCCATCGCCAACGGTACGCTGAGCGCGGTGAGCAGCAGCGACGGCGGTATCACCTGGACGGCGACGTTCACGCCCACCAGCGCCATTACCGACGCCAGCAACCTGATCACCCTGGATAACAGCGGTGTACAGAACGGCTCGGGCAACGTCGGCAGTGGCACCACCAGCTCCAACAACTACGCCATCGACACACAGGCCCCGACCGCCAGCATTGTGCTTGCCAATACCACCCTCGGCGTCGGCCAGACTTCGCTGGTAACGGTCACCTTTTCCGAGGCGGTCACAGGCTTTACCAACGCCGACCTCGCGATTGCCAACGGTACCCTGAGCGCCTTGAGCAGTAACGATGGCGGCATTACCTGGACCGCAACCTTCACGCCGACGGCCGGAATCACCGACACCAGCAACCTGATCACGCTGAGCAACACCGGCATCGCCGACCAGGCCGGCAACGCAGGCAGCGGCACCACCGATTCGAACAACTACACCATCGACAGCCAGCGCCCAACGGCCACGATCGTGGTCGCCGACCCAGTGTTGAGCGCCGGTGAGACCTCGCTGGTGACCATCACCTTCAACGAGGCGGTTTCAGGTTTCGACAACAGCGACCTGAGCGTGCCCAACGGCACGCTCTCGGCGGTGAGCAGCGCCGACGGTGGCATCACTTGGACGGCAACCTTCACCCCGAACGCCAGCGTGCGCGACACCACCAATCTGGTCATCCTGAACAACGCAGGGGTCGCCGACCTGGCCGGTAATGCGGGCACCGGCATCACCAACTCGGGCAACTTCACCATCGATACGGTGCAACCGACGGCAACCATCGTGGTCGCGGATACCGCGTTAAGCGTCGGCGAAACCTCACTGGTCACCATCACTTTCAGCGAAGCGGTCAGCGGTTTCAGCAACGCCGACCTGGCCATCGCCAACGGTACGCTGAGCGCGGTGAGCAGCAGCGACGGCGGTATCACCTGGACGGCGACGTTCACGCCGATCAGCAATGTCACCGACACCAGCAACCTGATCACCCTGGACAACAGTGGCGTGCAAAATGGTGCGGGCAACGTCGGCAGCGGTACCACTGACTCCAATAACTATGCCATCGACACACAGGCCCCGACCGCCAGCATTGTGCTTGCCAATACCACCCTCGGCGTCGGCCAGACTTCGCTGGTAACGGTCACCTTCTCCGAGGCGGTCACCGGCTTTACCAACGCCGACCTCGCGGTTGCCAACGGTACCTTGAGCGCCTTGAGCAGCAGCGATGGCGGTATTACCTGGACCGCAACCTTCACGCCGACGGCCGGAATCACCGACACCAGCAACCTGATCACGCTGAACAATACCGGCATCGCTGACCAGGCCGGCAACGCAGGCAGCGGCACCACCGACTCGAACAACTACACCATCGACAGCCAGCGCCCAACGGCCACGATCGTGGTCGCCGACCCAGTGTTGAGCGCCGGTGAAACCTCGCTGGTGACCATCACCTTCAGCGAGGCGGTATCAGGTTTCGACAACAGCGACCTTAGCGTGCCCAACGGCGCGCTCTCGGCGGTGAGCAGCGCCGACGGTGGCATCACCTGGACGGCAACCTTCACCCCGAACGCCAGCGTGCGCGACACCACCAATCTGGTCACCCTGAACAACGCAGGGGTCGCCGACCTGGCCGGTAATGCCGGTACCGGCATCACCAACTCGGGCAACTTCACCATTGATACGGTGCAACCGACGGCAACCATCGTGGTCGCGGATACCGCGTTAAGCGTCGGCGAAACCTCACTGGTCACCATCACTTTCAGCGAAGCGGTCAGCGGTTTCAGCAACGCCGACCTGGCCATCGCCAACGGTACGCTGAGCGCGGTGAGCAGCAGCGACGGCGGTATCACCTGGACGGCGACGTTCACGCCGATCAGCAATGTCACCGACACCAGCAACCTGATCACCCTGGACAACAGTGGCGTGCAAAATGGTGCGGGCAACGTCGGCAGCGGTACCACTGACTCCAATAACTATGCCATCGACACACAGGCCCCGACCGCCAGTATTGTGCTTGCCAATACCACCCTCGGCGTCGGCCAGACTTCGCTGGTAACGGTCACCTTCTCCGAGGCGGTCACCGGCTTTACCAACGCCGACCTCGCGGTTGCCAACGGTACCTTGAGCGCCTTGAGCAGCAGCGATGGCGGCATTACCTGGACCGCGACTTTCACGCCGACGGCCGGAATCACCGACACCAGCAACCTGATCACGCTGAGCAACACCGGCATCGCCGACCAGGCCGGCAACGCTGGCAGCGGCACCACCGATTCGAACAACTACACCATCGACAGCCAGCGCCCAACGGCCACGATCGTGGTCGCCGACCCGACCCTGGCCGCCGGGGAAACTTCGCTGGTGACCATCACCTTCAGCGAGGCGGTATCAGGTTTCGACAACAGCGACCTGAGCGTGCCCAACGGCACGCTCTCGGCGGTGAGCAGCACGGACGGCGGCATCACCTGGACGGCGACGTTTACGCCGACCAGCGACATTCACGACACCACCAACCTGATCACGCTGGATAACGCCGGTGTCAGCGACCTGGCAGGCAATGTCGGCAGTGGCGTGACGGGCTCCGATAACT carries:
- a CDS encoding HlyD family efflux transporter periplasmic adaptor subunit, whose amino-acid sequence is MDLPKLREDLQPSSAGAALDGSPRWTLADPVRGRYFKLGATAIRLLRHWSLGDPEKVLQAANREPGLALGGSEVDELLGFLRAHDLIAALDPQQRASYLYKSAARKQSLWQVLLHQYLFFRIPLWRPDAFLNRAWPLLARFGPGLLRYGLPIILALGVFLVARDWQRFVATFPHLFSLGGALAFGVALFFAKLCHEFGHAFMAKRAGCRVQSMGVAFMVLLPMFYTDVSDAWRVNDRRARLMIGAGGVMAELLLACIALLAWSLLPDGPARTAAFMLASATWLTTLAINLNPFMRFDGYFLISDWWEVDNLQGRAFALCRWRLRELLFGYGEPAPEPWSPNLQRRLLWWGYLAWLWRAALFLGIALAVYHLFFKLLGIVLMGVELVWFIGLPIFKEWRQWWSRRSQAHAPRVMLSSLGLVLVVLALVVPWRSAVELPTMLEAGRASALHAPVAARVKHLRVVDGQVVTQGQVLIELESPDLDARQSIVRREVEILQLQMRRQAGRSETAVDAGINDQRLSQALAEYRGLAAQRERLLLRAPHAGTVRDVLPQLSVGRWLSPKDSLARVVEEGARLRGYIAEAELWRVAPGATGRFIADDPMHSAIPVELTDIDANGVAYLDQEALTSDHHGPIAVRRDENQRPEPVQAQYGARLKSLQAIATPRQPLRGVVILQGRSESVLGVAWRRAAALGVRESGF
- a CDS encoding GNAT family N-acetyltransferase, giving the protein MSNKQDALAQGLVMRPSRSTDGPFLQRLYRSARADLQWIDGEQALVEEVIAQQFQVQEKGLDEHFPGALHYVIEKLDTPIGALSADFGPHEIRVLYLAFIPAARGQGFGRAVLQGVQQAATQVMCPVSTVVWASNPHACRHYLALGFRVEEQTPAAQRLVWYPPQLNTMQK
- a CDS encoding phage tail protein, which translates into the protein MEVFIGTIQPFAFDFAPRDWALCAGQTLAVNQYQALYALLGVVYGGNGSVSFMLPNLQGRMPIGQGSGAGLSARVIGEISGTESVTATLLNLPAHTHAMTPLTATTSVQLANTSSNPLTVPSATNAFIGASGGGPGSAAIYSDQQGATPVPLQGVSTAVAGGTISVAGQGQALATMNPYLAINFSIALNGLFPSRD
- a CDS encoding glycosyltransferase family 39 protein, translating into MRRSVVEQDEKVAALSLVNRLSSAWEGAGWLGRLWWVPILALAMAVRFYGLTAAAIWGDEGSSLLLSEYALDDLWFHAAHDVHPPLYFFMLRGWIELFGDGIWSIRGMSAIPGVLAVGLGVWLTRQLSTRRAAVLAGVLLALFPSAVRYSQEVRMYSLLAVWLLGATLALVYWVRQPARTRYLVVYALLMAAGFYTHYFTALCVLVHWAYLGLLCPSQAPGQRLILRPSWWCANALVVALYLPWLPNLLDLVQHVEQLKVGGDIGWEDPVTLSSVPSMIWQFTLQDEGVDFWRPLFWLFPLLLIAVVIATAWQDRQRHHPARLLALFFLLPLLLVYAVSFISPVFIERYLTVYALGLPILVALAIDRLPTRLAWLGAALCVVFVGVELLGLKNNATVDVHDQFNVPVEFVNRNYQEGDRIVLSDMMWYLSYVYYDQTDAQLQLYTPPRPDGTPTRPNAYGFGTLVDQDGGRIYLDRLSALAPDTRRVWLISSNELPDEFAPIPPGWQELLQQDGGGARARLFVLCGGPEPSRPAGCR
- a CDS encoding sulfotransferase, whose amino-acid sequence is MNGLQYHFISGLPRSGSTLLSAILLQNPRFQAGMSSPLGTLFNGVLAQCSAGSEFGSVIDANTRRRLLRGLFDSYYADKASIPVVFDTNRQWCARMPALHDLFPQAKVVACVRNVAWIMDSLERLYRANPFENTKLFGDDVERNTVYSRCETLAQRNRLVGFAWAALKEAYYGEHANSLLIVDYDLLSQAPERVMRLVYDFIGEPWFEHDFDNLAYDAPAFDEALGVSGLHKVQPKVRLQTRRTILPPDLFQQYTELSFWQDGSASAANVIRMKANAAIS